Sequence from the Halobacteria archaeon AArc-dxtr1 genome:
CGACGGTACGGTCGCCGGTGCCGCTCTCGACGTCTTCGCCGAAGAGCCCCTGTCTGCTGACTCGCCACTGCTTGACGTCGAGGACGTCATCCTCACGCCCCACCTCGGCGCCTCGACGGAGGCCGCTCAGGAGAACGTCGCGACCTCGACGGCCGAGCAGGTCGTCGCCGCCATCGAGGGCGAGCCGGTCGCGAACGCCCTGAACGCTCCCTCGATCGACGAGACCGCGTTCCCCCGCGTCAAACCCTACATCGAGATCGCCGAAACCGCCGGCAAGATCGCCGCTCAGCTGCTCGACGGCCGCGTCGAGCGCGTGGAAGTCTCCTACGAGGGTGACATCGCCGGCGAGGACGTCGAGTTCGTCACCGCCTCCGCCCTGAAGGGCGTCTTCGAGCCCTTAGAGTGGCCCGTCAACGCGGTCAACGCCCCCCAGATTGCCGAGGACCGCGGCGTCGACGTCACCGAATCGAAGTCCCGACAGGCTGCTGACTTCCAGAGCCTCGTCTCCGTGACCGTCGGCAACGACGACGAGGAGATCACCGTTGACGGCACGCTCTTCGCCGACGACGACGCCCGGATCGTCCGCGTCGACGGCTACCGCGTCGACGCCATCCCTCACGGGAAGATGGTCGTCTCACGAAACACCGACGAGCCGGGCGTCATCGGCCTCATCGGCTCGGTTATGGGCAAACACGGCGTCAACATCGCGGGCATGTTCAACGCCCGTGAGACCCACGGCGGCGAAGCGCTGACCGTCTACAACGTCGACAGCCAGATCCCAGACGCCGCCCGCGAGGAGCTCCAAGAAGACGACCGGATCACCGCGGTGCAGTACATCACGCTCAACGGACAGTAGTCGTCTTCGGGCTGAAGGGATTCTTCTCGCGTTCTCATTGTCGTCCCAGCTTCTCATTGTTGTCCGGGAACCCTGCATCTGCAAAAAATCGGTCCGGTTACAAACAGTGGACTGAACGCCGTTTCCACGCGATTCGAAGCCGGTGAGTGCCGAGTGACCCCGCTTACTCGACGTACTTCAGCTCGACGTGGCCGAGCTGTGGGTTCCACATCTCTGTCTCACCAGAGATGACGAACCGGACCGTGTCGACGCCCTCGGAGAGCTCTGCGGCGACCAGTTCGCCGACCCAGGCGCCGGCCTCGAAGCCGTAGGGGGTCCAGTCGGCGTCGACCTCTTCCCAGCTGTCGCCGCCGTCAGTCGACTCGTAGACGTCGAGATCGCCGTCGTAATCGTCGCCGTCGAGCGAGTGGTACTCCGCGCTCAGGAACCGGATCTCGCTTCCGACGTCGTAGACCATCTCGCCCGGATCGGTGTCTGTTCGGTTCATTCGCGACGAGTCGTAGCTCCCGTCAGGACGCTCGAAGCCCGGCGAGTTCGAGACGTCGGTGCCGAGATTGCCGGACTCTTCAGCCATCAGATCGGTTCCCTCGAGCGGATCGACGAACGTCTCGAGATCGGCTTCGCGGACCTCGATCGCGGTGAACTTCGTGAAGTCCTCGTGGCTCGTCGACGAGATCGAGAGCGTCCGGTCGGTCACGACGACGTCCTCGACCGTCGTTGTGTACGCCTCGCCGAGTCCGACCTCCTCGATTAGATCGAGTTCCTCCTCGACGGTCTCGCCTTGGACCTCGATGTCGAAGACACGCTCGCCTTCCTCCTCGTGGAAGAGTTCGGCGTTGTGGATGACCACGTCGTAGACGCCGTTCTCGATGCCGATGTCGACGCCGAGATCGGGGCCGTGGAACTCCGTCTGATAGAGCGCGTCGTCGTCGGTATCGCCGATCTCCTCAAACTCGTCGGAGTCGTCGGCGACGCCTGCCGGCGGCTCGAACCAGTCTTCGGCCCACTCGGGCACCTCGCCGGAGGTGACGGTCACGTAGTCGATCGCTTCCGGATCGCTCCCCGGAACGAACTCGAGGTCGTCGACGACGGTTGGCAGCTCCGAACCGGGCGACCCTGGATGCCCACCCAGGTTCACACCGAACGGTGCCGAGGTCGCCGCGTCGGGGTTCTCGAGCGTGAGCGTGCCGAGGGCCTCGTAGGTCTTGTCGTCGTTGATACCGGGCAGCGTCCAGCCAAGGACGGCCTCGCGACCCTCGCCGTCGGCGTCGTTGACCTGGACGCTAAAGCGGAACGAGTCGCTCGGTCCGACCGTTTCCGGAAAGACTGACTCCCAGTCGGTGAGATCGGGCGAGTAGGGGAGGATCGACTCCCAGGGAATCGCGGCGGTGTAGACCGTCTGGTTCTCCTCGTCATTACGGTCGGTTTCGGCCTCGATCTCGTCGATTCCTTGTTCTTCCTGGCCCTCCTGCCATCGGTAGAGGTCTGCCTCACCGTCGACGTGGGCTAGGCCGTCTTCGGGGCCGTACTCGCCGTCGTAGCCGATCGCCCACTGGATGCTGTCTCCTTGCCACATGTCGCCGCCTGCGGAAGCGTCGTGTACCTCGTCGGTGACTACGACTGCAAGGTTGAGACTCTCCTCGTCGTAGCCGAGGTGAACGTCGGCCGAGAGTTCGTCGGGTTCTCGGGTCACGCCGTCTCCCTCAGGCGCGAACTCGTCGCCTTCCGGCAGCAGCGTGAACGCGGGCTCGTTGGAAACACCCTCTTGGACGTAGGGGACCTCGGCCTCGACCGGCCGAATCTCGATCCCGTTGAACATCGTGCTATCCTCGTGGCTCTCGGTCTCGATCGTGATCCACTCGTCGGTAGCCTGTACCGTGAACGTCCGCGTGACCGCGGTGAGTGCGCCGCCGGCTTCGGCGTAGGGATCGAACTCTGAGAGAACCTCCTCGCCGTTGATCGTCACGTCGAAGACGCGCGATCCCTCGCCGCCTTCGCCCGAGCCACCGTCCTCTCCGTGCCAGGTCTCCGCCCAGTGTAGCGTCACGTTGTAGACGCCCGCGTCGACGGGAATCTCGAAGCCGATATCATCGCCCCACTGCTCGGTGCGATAGAGGTCGTCGTAGCCGGTATTCTCGACCGCTGGGACGTCATCTTCGTCTCGAACGGCGGTGCTCGGACTTCCGAGAACAGTAACGTCGTCCGGGATCTCGTCGTCGAACATGAGTCCGTCGATATCGACGACAGGGTAGTCGCCGTCCTCGTTACCGTTGTTCAGCGCCCAAGGTGTCGCGATCGGCTCCGCCGGAATCTCGACGGTTAGCGTGGCGCTGTCCTCGTCGTCGTCGGTCGTCACCTCGTACTCGTAGTCGCCTTCGAGGTCGTCGGTGTCGACATCCAGGGACACGCTGTCATCCTCTCCCTCTCCGAGCGTGAGCTCCTGGTCGACCTCACTCTCTCCATCGAAGACGATTTCGACGGACTGCGAGACCTCTTCCTCGCCAGTGTTCTCGATCGTCGCCGTAATCGTCACGTCCGCACCGACATTGACGGTTTCGTCGCCCGGCTCTAGATCGACGATTTCGAAGAAGGCAGGTTCCGGGTCCTCGCCGTTTCCGTTTTCGGGATCGTCGTCACCGTTTTCGGGCTGGTCGTCTCCATCGTCGTCGCCGTTCTCGTCGCCGTTCTCGTCATCGTCGCCGAGACAGCCTGCCACGCCGACGATACCTGTTACACCGACCCCCTGCAGAAATCGTCGGCGTCGTCGGCTATCAAGTCCCCCGTCACCATCACCATTGTTCGGATCCATCACATGATTCAGTATTACTATGTTGTTATAAATGTGTGTGTAATTGATCAGTTTGGTGAGGTTCTCCGTTCGACCTTGCCCACTTTCGGTCACTCAGCAACGCCCGGCGGCGCAACGATCCGCTCGAGATGCTCTGTGGCGAACTCCTCGAGAAACGGCGTTCGGTCGCGTACCTCCTGTGGAGTGTGGCTGTCCGACCCGACCGTAAACTCGATATCGCGGTCGAGCAACACGGCGAGCAGACTCTCGTCTGGGTGAACGACTGCCATCTCGTGAAGCGCCCGGCCCGCGTTGATCTCGGGGATCGTCCGCGAGCGCTCGAAGGCGTCTGCAATGCGGTGATACTGTTCTTTGGTCGCCCGCCCCCGCAACGGCGGCGTCCGCTCGAAGAGATCTAGGTGGGCGGCGACCGCGAATAGCTCCGAGTCGACGAGCGCGATCAGCGTCTCGACGTACTCTTCGATCAGCGCGTCAAGACGGGCTGGTGACTCGTCTGCAAACTGCGAGGGCGCCTGCACGTTCCGGCCGTCTAGCTCGTGGACGCTCCCGATGGCGTACTCGAAGCCCGCAGTGTCCAGAAAGTCCTCGATCGTTCCCTCGTCGGCCGGGTGGTAGTCGACTTCGACGGCGTCGTAGATCCGGAGGTCGGTTCGCTCGCGAAAGCCTTCGATCGCCCGTCGACGGCGCTCGTAGGTGAGATCGAGGTTGAAGCCGAGCGCCGCCCGCTCGCGCTCGGGATACTCGCGCTCCGAGATGGTACAGTGGTCCGCGAAGCCGATTCCTTCGAGTCCCGCCTCCTCCGCTGCCTGCACCATTCCGTAGAGAAACTGCCCGTCAGAGTAGTTCGTGTGGGCGTGATAGTCGTGCATTTGCTGTGGGTTTTGGTCGCCGCGTATTAGCCTCTTGGCCACGAGTCGTAGCTTCTGACAGGTCGTCGTCGTGGGCTACTGTTACTATCAGTAGAGTCGGTTCACCACGGATGAGCATCTGCGAGCGAAGCGAGCAGTTTCCCGCCGGAGCGGACGAAGTCCGCGACGGCGGCCTTTTTAGCGTAGCTTTTTGCGCCGAGTGGTGAGCGAGCGCAGCGAGCGAACCCGAGGCGGAAAAAGGTCCGTGTGCAAAAGACCTATCGCCCGGACGCTCTTCGATTCACACATGACCGAGGACGTCGCGATCGACTTCGGCGAGGACGGCCTGGTCCCCGCCGTCGCACAGGACGCCGAGACGGGCGAGGTGTTGATGCTCGCTTACGCATCCGCCGAGGCCGTCTCCCGCACCCGCGAGACCGGGCTGGCACACTACTACTCGCGAAGTCGAGAGGAACTGTGGCAGAAGGGGAAGACGAGCGGCCACGTCCAGAACGTCCGGGAGGTACGCGTTGACTGTGACGCCGACGCGCTGTTGTACCTGGTCGACCAGGAGGGTGGTGCCTGCCACACCGGCTACCGCTCCTGTTTCTACCGGACGGTAGGCGGTGAGACCGTCGGCGAGAAGGCCTTCGATCCCGACGCAGTCTACGAGTAACCGTGAGCGAACCAACCGGGCGAGAGGACCGCGAGCGCTCGCCGACCGGCGCCGGCCCCGACGGTGCTGGCACGCACGCACAGCCACCCGATTCGGCGGGAAGCGCGCTGGCCAGACTCGAGGCGGCCCGTGCTGAGTTCGAGCGCGCGACGCGCCGGATCGACGAGACGGTCGGTGACGTCGCGGAGGCGGCCGACGCGTACGAACAGGCCGCCGACCTCCTCGACAGCTACGTCGACCGCGCCACCGGCACCGGACGGGAGAACTTCAAAGCCTACGTCCAGCTGGAGGGACAGTTCGCGACGCTCGTCGAGAACCTTCCCGACGACTTAGCAGAGCACGAGGCGTTCGAGGCCGCTCTCGACGCCATCGACAAGCGCCGACTGACCGACTCCGACTTCGAGCGCGCCGAGGCGGCCCTCGAACCCGCCGGTCGCTACGCCGATCTGATCGACGAGCGTGAGAGTGCCCGCGACGAGCTCGCAGCTGCCCGAACCGCCGCGAGCAAGCGCCTGCGCGAACTCGACGACGAAATAGAGAACCACGAACGCCTCCTCGAGCTCGCAGACGTCGATTTCGACGCACCGGTCTCTCGCTTACGCGAACCGATCGAAACCTACGACGAGCGAATTCGCGAGGCGTTCGAGGACTACTACTTCGCGGCCTCCGCGCGGGAGGTCTTTGCACTGCTCGAGCGCTCCCGCTGGTACCCCTTCGTCGCCTACAAGCGCCCGCCGGCGGATCTCGCGACGTACGTCCGCGAGGACTCCGCTGGCGAGTACACGATTCCAGAACTGCTCGAGTACGCCGACTACTCCCGGTCGAAGCTCGACCACTACGTTGCCGACGCCGACGAACTCAAACGCCGCGTCGCGACCCAGCAGACCTTTTTAGACGGGATCAGCCCCGATCCCTTGACGGTCGGTTGGCCCCCCGAACCTGCGGGTGTCTTGCGCCGTCGAACCCGCGAAATTCGCCCATTCGTCGAGCGCATCGCCGACGAGGAGACGGTAGCCGCCCTACGTACGATCCGTTCTTTGACTCGCGAAGACGACTACGCACGCCTCCAGCGTGCGGCTGCTGTTCGTGACAGCCTGACGCCTGCAGAGCGCGAGCGGCTGGCCGACGGCGACGTCGAGACGACTCTCACGCACCTGCGCGAGGAGCGGGCTTCACTCGGCGACGCGCTCGACGAGAACGATCCAGTCTGACGCGCTCGACGAGGACGATCTGTGTCTCCGATACAGACCGATCAGGCGTCGGCTTTCGCCGCCGCGAGAGCCTCGTACATCTCTTCGGTGAGGGCGTCTGCGCGGCCGGGATCGCGCGCCTCCGCGTAGATCCGCACGAGCGGCTCGGTCCCCGAGGGGCGGGCGAGCACCCACGCGTCGCCGTGGTCGAGCCGGTAGCCGTCTCTGGTGTTGAGTTCGGCGTCGGCCGCGTTCGCGTGATTCGCCGCCGCGTCTAACATCGCGTCGCGTTCGGCGGTCGACTCGTAGCCGACGTTTCGGCGGACGTTGGCGTAGCCGTCGTAGGGGGCGACGATCTCGCTCGCCGGGCGCTCGACGACGAGTTCGAGAAACCGGGCCGCGGTGTACGCGCCGTCTCGCGAGAGCCGGAACTCGGGGAAGAAGATGCCGCCGTTGCCTTCACCGGCGATCGGGACCCGACGATCGTTCGTCTCGAGCTCTTCGATCCGCGTGATGATGTTCGTCGAGCCGATCGGGGTCAACTCGATCTCCGCGCCGACCTCGTTGACGACGTCGACGAGCCGCTGGGAGACGTTGACCGCCGAGACGGTTGTGTCGCCGGGCTCGAGTTCGGCGGCGGCCAGTGCGGCGAACGTGGCGTCGCCCTCGATATACTCGCCGGTCTCGTCGAAGAAGATCGCTCGGTCGGCGTCGCCGTCGTGGGCGATGCCGAGATCTGCGTCCGTCGCCCTGACCAGCCGCCCGAGATCGGTCAGATTTTCCGGAACCGGCTCCGGGTCCCGACCCGGGAAGGTACCGTCGGCCTGTCCGTTGACGGTGACCACCCGACAGCCAAGCCGCCGGAAGAACTCGGGGCTGGTCAGCGAGCCCGCTCCGTGGCCCGGATCGAGTGCGACCGTCAGTTCGGCGTCGGCGATGCGCTCGCGATCGACGGCGCCGAGCAGATCCTCGACGTAGGCCTGCCGGACGCCTTCGACTGCCCGTGAGCGACCGGTCTGGTCCCAGGCGACGGTGACCGCTGTCTCGGCCAGTAACGTCTCCTCGATGTCTTCGAGGTCCGTGACCGCCAGTTCGACGCCATCGCTGCCAATGAGCTTGACCCCGTTGTACTGCGGTGGGTTGTGCGAGGCTGTGATGACGATCGTCGGCACCCCCTCGCGCTCGGCGTAGAACTGTGCGCCCGGTGTCGGCATGATTCCCAGCCGATCGACGTCCGTTCCCGTACTCACCAGCCCGCTTGCCGCCGCGTCGGCGAGCATCTTCCCCGTATACCGTGTGTCCCGGGTGATCGCGACGCGGTCGACTCCCCAGGCGGTGCCCGCGGCCTTCGCGACCCGGAGGACGAACTCCGGCGTCAACTCTTCGTTCGCGACGCCGCGCGTCCCACTCGACCCGAACACCTTCATCGTCAGTTACTCGACCGGGAACCCTCAAAGTGATTCCGGAGCCACGCGGGGCCTGTCCTTCCAGACGACGGAACGTTTTCGACCCCTCGCTGTCTGTCTCTGTGTATGAGCACGATCGAGGAGAAGCGCGTCTACGGCGAGAGCGAGGCGCCGACCGACGCCTACGTCGCGAGCGAAACTGGTCTCGTCCGCGTCTCGGTTGCCGGCGATCTCGTCGGCGAGTTCTCACTGTGCGTTCGCCACCCCGCGCGTGACGTCGCGGCCGGCGGCGATCTCGTCGTCGCGGCGACCGACGAGGACGTTCTTGTCGCCACTCTCCCCGACGGGCCCGAAGCCTTCGAGCCGACCCAGTTCGGCCCCGCAGCGGCAGTCGGAATCCACAGGGGAACGGTGCTCGCTGCGGCACCAAACGGGCGCCTCGCCCAGCTTGTAGACGACGAGTGGGAAGGGCTGGGATTGATCCTTGACTACGAGGTGAGCGCTATCGATGGCGATCTCGTGGCAACCGACGGCGGACTGTACCGGATTCGCGACAGCCGACTCGAAGACGCTGGACTCTCTGCCGTCCGGGACGTCTCAACCGCGGCAGTTCCGCTTGCGGTCACCGCTGACGGACTCTACCGGCTCGGAAACGGCTGGATGCAGGTCCACGACGGACCGGTGGACGTCGTCGACGCGGCGCCCGCAGACCAACCGGGACGCCTGGAGCGTGCACACGCGGTTGCCGATGACGTGCTTCTCGAGTACGCAGACGGCTCGTGGACCGACCTCTCGGATGGTGAGACTGGGACGGATCTCGACGACGCTGTTGTCGGCTTCGCCTACGGCGAGACGACTTACGCAGTGACGACGGACGGCGTCTTTCTGGCGGCGACCCCGGAGGGCTGGCGCTCACGCCGACTCGGCGTTACCGGGGTGACGGGGATCGCGTGTCCCAGACGCTGAGTCGGTCGCCGGTGCATTGTTCTCCAGGCACATATGGTGCCCCTCTGGCAGGTGTCTGACGCGCGTCTGACTGAGAGTTAACTTGGAGACGTTCCTTGTACGGCGTATGACTGACCTGACACGACGCCGGGCGATGGCTATCGCCGGCGCGACGGGGATGGCCGTCGTCGCAGGCTGTTCGAGCTCGGGCGAGGAAGACGACAGCGGAACCGGCGACGATGAGGGCGATGATCAGGAGAACGGGGATCCGAACGGAGACGACGGAACCGGCGATGACGGGAACGGTGACGAGAGCAATCCCGTCTCCGGAACTGTACTCGGGGACGTTTTCATCGAAAACGTCAACGATACTGAACACTCCGTCGACGTGCTCGTCGAGTTCGGTGACGAGATCGAACACTGGTCGTCCCACGACCTCGAAGCCGGCGGCGACGGTGCAACGCTTGACCGCGACTGGACGACTGACCCCGGCGAGTTCCGCGTCACGGTCCGTCTCGATGACGACGAGTTCACGCAGGTAACCCCCGAACGCTGGAACGATCCCGCTTGCCTAAACCTGCTGGCGCTCGTCACTCGTGACGGCGAAGTGACGCTGCTGAGTGATACCAACGGCGGCCCCTGTGGCTCAGGCGACTCCGACTTCGACGACTGAACTCCTTCTTTCGCCTCGAGAACGAAAACGGGTTGACCCCCGGGGCTGTCACACCGAGTATGATCGTCAGCGGATCCGCCTCTCAGACGCTTGCTGCCGCGCTCTCGCGAACCCTCGAGGAACCGCTCGCTCCTGTCACCTACGACCGGTTTCCGGACGGCGAGACCGTCGCCGCGGTCCCGGGGTTCGACGCCGAGCGTGCGGTGATCGTCGCCTCGACCGTCTCGAACGACGCCCACGTCGAACTGCTTCAGCTTCAGGACGCCGTCCGCGAGGCCGGCGCCTCGGAGGTCGTCACTGTCCTCCCGTACATGGGCTATGCCCGCCAGGACGCCGCCTTCGAGGCCGGCCAGCCGATCTCCGCGCGGGCGGTCGCCCGCGCCGTCTCGACCGGAGCGGACCGCGTCCTCACCGTCACTCCTCACGAGGAGGCTGTCTGTGACTTCTTCGACCCGCCTGCCACCGCGGTAAACGCGGCCGGTCGTCTGGCAGAACCCCTGCCCGATGACCTCGAAGACCCGGTTTTCCTCTCGCCCGACGCGGGGGCGATCGACCTCGCTGAGACCGTCCGCGACGCCTACGGTGCGGGCGAGACAGACTATTTCGAGAAGGTTCGTCGTTCGGCCTCCGATGTCGAGATCACCCCCAGCGACGTCGACGTGACGGGTCGAGACGTGGTCGTCGCCGACGACATCATCGCGACGGGATCGACGATGAGCGAGGCCATCGCCGTCCTCACCGACCGCGATGTCGGCCGGGTGTTCGTCACCTGCGTCCACCCCTTACTCGCGCGAAACGCCGTCACGAAGCTCTCTCGAGCCGGCGTGGTGGCGATTTACGGGACCGATACCATCGAGCGTCCAGTCAGCGCTGTCTCGGTCGCGCCCGCGCTCGAACCACACCTGTAAGCGCTGGTTCAAAGCGCGACTTTACCTTGCCCACATCCCTTTGTCGATGGCCACCATCGACTGCGGTATGAACCGGCGGAGCCTCCTTGCCTCCGGAATTGGCGGACTCTCACTCGCCACCGCGGGCTGTCTCGACGCCCTCGAATCCGACGAGTTCGAGCCGACGCGCGAGGCTGCCTGTTCGCACGTTCCCGACGATGCTGAGCCGGTCTCACACACCTTGCAGACTCGCTCCGCCGACCCCGGCCAGCACGTCCTCGAGGAAGCCGACGAGCCGTTCGCGATGATTCGGGACGCAGACCATCTCGAAGCCCGGTTCACCGACGAACAGATCGAGACGCTCGAGGGAGTGAGTGCGATCTTCGAGCAGACTGACTTTGCGGAGTCCGTCGTCCTCCTCTGGGAGTACGACATCCCGAACCAGTCTCGAGAGGTCGAGTTTCTCGACGTTGTCTGGAATGGGCCACAGGAGGTTACTGCCTACGGCTGCAGACACCAGGTGAGCGAACTCGGCCCGGAAGCACACACGTCCCACACGTGTGTGGTTAGGATCGACGCACCCGAACTCACGACCGCGAATCTCACCATCCACTCGAAGTCGGCGGGCTCCGATCTGCAGGAAACGACGTATACCGACACCATCGACGAATAGTGTTCACTCAGTCCGACGCTTCTGCGGCCGCCACCGGCTCGATCGCGATCTCCATCTCGATCCCCTCAACCTCCCACTCCTTGCGGTGGCCGTCTTCGACCGTGCCGAGTTCGTCGGCGCGGACCTCCTCGCGGATGAGATCCTCGCGTTCGGCGACGAGGTCGGCGACGCGGTCGTCGGCGATCTCGAGGTCGAGTTCGATGCGGGCTTCGACGTCTAAATCGAGTTCCTTGCGCATCTCCTGGACCCGGCGGATGACCTCGCGGGCGTAGCCCTCGCTCTCGATGTCGTCGGTCAGCGAGGCATCGACGTAGGCGACGCCGCGGTCGTCGCCGTCGACGCCGAAGGCGGTCCCTGCGACGCCCTCTGGCGTCTCGGTGACGAATGAAACCATCTCCTCGGTGATTTCCTCGCCGTCCTCGAGGACGCCCTCGACGGCGGCCTCGATCGCGTCCAGGCCCGGCTCCTCGATTCGCGCCTCGTTCAACGCGGTCATGACTTCGCCGGCGCGGCCGCCGAAGGCGGGGCCGAGCTCGCTCATATCGGCCTCGGCGCTGTAGGCGAGTTCGCCCCAGCGCTCGTCGGGGGAGACCAGCTGGATCTCCCGGGCGTTCAACCGGTCTGCCAGAAGCGACTCGTGGCGGGAGACGGCCTCGACGACGCGCTCGTCGCTGGCGGCGACGACGACCCGCGGGACGGGCCAGCGGAGCTTCCGCCCGGCCTGTTGGCGGGCGTTGGCGCCAGCCTCCTCGATCGCTCGGAGGAGCGTGACGTCGGTCTCTAGGACCTCGTCCTCCCAGTACTCGTCGACGGCGGGCCAGTCTTCCATGTGGACCGTCGGATGGGCGCTCTCGCCGGTCAGGGTGCCGTAGATCTCTTCTGAGATGAACGGGGCGTAGGGAGCCAGCAGGACGACGACCTCGCGCAGCACCCGGTAGATCGTCGCGTACGCCGCGTTCTTCGAGGCGCTGTCTTCTTCTTCCCACATACGCTCGCGGACCGCCTGAACGTAGTACCGCGAGACGTCCTCGACGACGAACTCGAGGAGGGCGTCGAGTGCACGGTCCTGGCGGAACTGCTCTAATTCCGCAGTCATCTCGGCTTTCGTCGACTGCAACCGGGCGAGCAACCACTCGTCGAGTGCCTCTAGATCGTCGTCTACAGCCTCGAGATCCGTCTCGTCCGGATCGAAGCCGTCCAAGCGCATGTACGGCAGCGGGAAGCGGAAGACGTTCCAGAGCGTGCGGAGGTCGCTCTCCATCGTCCGCATGCCATCCCACGAGAAGCGCATGTCCTCGCCCTGCGGGTTCGCCGAGAGCAGGAACATCCGCATCGCGTCGGCGCCGTGGCGGTCGATCGCCTCGTGGGGCTCGACGACGTTGCCGACCGACTTCGACATCTTTCGGCCGTCCTCGTCCAAGGCGTGGCCGTGCATCAGCACCTGATCGTAGGGGACCTCCCCCATCGCGGCGGTCCCCATCCCGAGCTGGGACCAGAACCAGCCCCGCGTCTGGTCGTGGGCTTCGAGGATGAAGTCGGCGGGCCAGAGCTCGTCGAACCGCGAGTCATCCTCGGGGAAGTCGAGCGTCCCCCACGACGCGACCGAGGAGTCGAGCCAGACGTCGAACACGTCGTCCACGCGGGTGTAGGTCGTGTCGCCCTCGGTGATCGTGAGCTCGTCGACGGTGTCCTTGTGGAGGTCCACCGCGGCGGGATCGACGTCTTGGTCGACCCGATCGGCCAGCTCCTCGCGGGTCGAGATGACGATCATGTCTTCGTCGTCATCTCGGTCTTCGGGCGTCCAGACGGGCAGCGGAATCCCCCAGTAACGCTGCCGGGAGACGTTCCAGTCGGGCGCCTCCTCGACGAAGTCCCGGAAGCGGTTGTCACGGGCCCACTCGGGGTACCACTGACTGTCCTCGATGTTGTCGAGCAGCTCGTCTTTGACGTCCGTGATCGTGATGAACCACTGGTCGGTGACGATCTGGATGATACCCGTATCACAGCGCCAGCAGTGCCCATAGCTGTGGTGGACCGTCTCCTCGGTCAGCAAGGCACCGTTCTCTGCGAGGTCGTTCGTAATCTCGGGGTCGGCGTCCTTGACGAACTGGTCCGCATATTTGCCGGCCTCGTCGGTGTAGACGCCGTCGCCGCCGACAGGACAGAAGACCGGAAGGCCGAGCTCGGTTCCCCGGTTGAAGTCCTCTTCACCGTGGCCGGGCGCGGAGTGGACGAGTCCGGTGCCGTCGCCGTGGGTGTCGACGTAGTCGGCGGCGTAGACCTCGTGGACGCCCTCGCCGCTGACGCCGTCGGGCACTTCTTCGGCGAGGGGGTGGTCGTAGGACCAGCCGACCAGCTCCTCGCCGGTCAGTTCTACTTCGACCTCGTAGTCGTCGTACCGGCCCGCCTTCAGGACGTCCTCGTGTTTGGCCTCGGCGAGATAGAGGAGTTCCTCCTCCCCGTCCTTTTCGGCGCGAACGCCGACGTACTCGCCCTCCTCGTCGACCGCGACGAAGGTGTTTGCCGGGATCGTCCACGGCGTCGTCGTCCAGATGACGACCGAGCCCTCCCGATCCGAGAGCTCGAATTTGACGTAGATCGAGGGGTCCTCGACGTCCTCGTACTCGACCTCGTTGTTCGCGATCGCGGTCTCACATCGGGGACACTGACTGATCGACCGGTGGCCCTTCTCGACTAAGCCGCGCTCTGCGGCCTTCGAGAAGCCCCACCAGGCGGCCTCCATGTACTCCGGACTGACGGTTCGATACGGGTTTTCCCAGTCCATCCAGACGCCGAATGACTGGAAGTCAGACTGCAGCCCCTCGAGTTGCTCGTCGGCGTA
This genomic interval carries:
- the serA gene encoding phosphoglycerate dehydrogenase, with amino-acid sequence MKVLVTDPIADAGLAVLEDAGYEVETGYELEGEALLEAVADADGLIVRSGTEVTRDVLEAAEELAIVGRAGIGVDNIDIDAATDEGVIVANAPEGNVRAAAEHTVAMTFATARSVPQAHGRLKAGEWAKGDYLGTELNGKTLGVVGLGRVGQEVAKKLDSLGMDIVAYDPYIPEERADRIGAELVSLETCLERGDFVTIHTPLTAETEGLIGPDELDLIGNGYLVNVGRGGIIQEDALAEKVADGTVAGAALDVFAEEPLSADSPLLDVEDVILTPHLGASTEAAQENVATSTAEQVVAAIEGEPVANALNAPSIDETAFPRVKPYIEIAETAGKIAAQLLDGRVERVEVSYEGDIAGEDVEFVTASALKGVFEPLEWPVNAVNAPQIAEDRGVDVTESKSRQAADFQSLVSVTVGNDDEEITVDGTLFADDDARIVRVDGYRVDAIPHGKMVVSRNTDEPGVIGLIGSVMGKHGVNIAGMFNARETHGGEALTVYNVDSQIPDAAREELQEDDRITAVQYITLNGQ
- a CDS encoding malectin domain-containing carbohydrate-binding protein; translated protein: MDPNNGDGDGGLDSRRRRRFLQGVGVTGIVGVAGCLGDDDENGDENGDDDGDDQPENGDDDPENGNGEDPEPAFFEIVDLEPGDETVNVGADVTITATIENTGEEEVSQSVEIVFDGESEVDQELTLGEGEDDSVSLDVDTDDLEGDYEYEVTTDDDEDSATLTVEIPAEPIATPWALNNGNEDGDYPVVDIDGLMFDDEIPDDVTVLGSPSTAVRDEDDVPAVENTGYDDLYRTEQWGDDIGFEIPVDAGVYNVTLHWAETWHGEDGGSGEGGEGSRVFDVTINGEEVLSEFDPYAEAGGALTAVTRTFTVQATDEWITIETESHEDSTMFNGIEIRPVEAEVPYVQEGVSNEPAFTLLPEGDEFAPEGDGVTREPDELSADVHLGYDEESLNLAVVVTDEVHDASAGGDMWQGDSIQWAIGYDGEYGPEDGLAHVDGEADLYRWQEGQEEQGIDEIEAETDRNDEENQTVYTAAIPWESILPYSPDLTDWESVFPETVGPSDSFRFSVQVNDADGEGREAVLGWTLPGINDDKTYEALGTLTLENPDAATSAPFGVNLGGHPGSPGSELPTVVDDLEFVPGSDPEAIDYVTVTSGEVPEWAEDWFEPPAGVADDSDEFEEIGDTDDDALYQTEFHGPDLGVDIGIENGVYDVVIHNAELFHEEEGERVFDIEVQGETVEEELDLIEEVGLGEAYTTTVEDVVVTDRTLSISSTSHEDFTKFTAIEVREADLETFVDPLEGTDLMAEESGNLGTDVSNSPGFERPDGSYDSSRMNRTDTDPGEMVYDVGSEIRFLSAEYHSLDGDDYDGDLDVYESTDGGDSWEEVDADWTPYGFEAGAWVGELVAAELSEGVDTVRFVISGETEMWNPQLGHVELKYVE
- a CDS encoding PHP domain-containing protein; this translates as MHDYHAHTNYSDGQFLYGMVQAAEEAGLEGIGFADHCTISEREYPERERAALGFNLDLTYERRRRAIEGFRERTDLRIYDAVEVDYHPADEGTIEDFLDTAGFEYAIGSVHELDGRNVQAPSQFADESPARLDALIEEYVETLIALVDSELFAVAAHLDLFERTPPLRGRATKEQYHRIADAFERSRTIPEINAGRALHEMAVVHPDESLLAVLLDRDIEFTVGSDSHTPQEVRDRTPFLEEFATEHLERIVAPPGVAE
- the hisI gene encoding phosphoribosyl-AMP cyclohydrolase — encoded protein: MTEDVAIDFGEDGLVPAVAQDAETGEVLMLAYASAEAVSRTRETGLAHYYSRSREELWQKGKTSGHVQNVREVRVDCDADALLYLVDQEGGACHTGYRSCFYRTVGGETVGEKAFDPDAVYE